From a region of the Arvicanthis niloticus isolate mArvNil1 chromosome 6, mArvNil1.pat.X, whole genome shotgun sequence genome:
- the Rapgef6 gene encoding rap guanine nucleotide exchange factor 6 isoform X9, translating to MAFLVRCYANCLQPWASKLPADLTKMHLTDSPHPQVTHVSSSQSGCSIASDSGSSSLSDIYQATESEVGDVDLTRLPEGPVDSEDEEEEEEEIDRTDPLQGRDLVRECLEKEPADKTDDDVEQLLEFMHQLPAFANMTMSVRRELCSVMIFEVVEQAGAIILEDGQELDSWYVILNGTVEISHPDGKIENLFMGNSFGIVPTLDKQYMRGVVRTRVDDCQFVCIAQQDYWRILNHVEKNTHKVEEEGEIVMVHEHRELDRSGTRKGHIVIKATPERLIMHLIEEHSIVDPTYIEDFLLTYRTFLETPLDVGIKLLEWFKIDSLRDKVTRIVLLWVNNHFNDFEGDPAMTRFLEEFEKNLEDTKMNGHLRLLNIACAAKAKWRQVVLQKASRESPLHFSLTGGSEKGFGVFVEEVEPCSKAADVGLKRGDQIMEVNGQNFENITFAKALEILRNNTHLALTVKTNIFVFKELLSRTEQEKSGIPHIPKIAEKKSNRHSIQDVPGDIEQAPQEKGNKKIKANTVSGGRNKIRKILDKTRFSILPPKLFSDGGLSQSQDDSIVGTRHCRHSLAIMPIPGTLSSSSPDLLQPTTSMLDFSNPTGNISM from the exons ATGGCTTTTCTTGTTCGATGTTACGCCAATTGTCTTCAGCCATGGGCCTCCAAA cttcCAGCTGATCTTACCAAGATGCACCTCACAGACAGCCCTCATCCACAGGTGACTCATGTGTCTTCTAGTCAGTCTGGCTGTAGCATTGCCAGTGACTCTGGGAGCAGCAGTTTATCTGATATCTACCAG gctaCAGAGAGTGAAGTAGGAGATGTAGATTTAACACGTCTTCCAGAAGGACCTGTTGATtctgaggatgaagaagaggaggaagaagagattgaTCGAACAGATCCACTGCAGGGTCGTGATCTTGTTCGGGAGTGTCTTGAAAAGGAACCTGCAGACAAAACTGATGATGATGTTG aacagtTACTTGAGTTCATGCACCAGCTGCCTGCCTTTGCGAATATGACCATGTCTGTAAGGAGAGAGCTCTGCTCTGTCATGATTTTTGAAGTAGTGGAGCAGGCTGGGGCTATTATTCTTGAAGATGGGCAAGAG CTTGACTCATGGTATGTCATTTTAAATGGCACTGTAGAAATTAGTCATCCAGATGGGAAAATTGAAAATCTCTTCATGGGAAATAGTTTTGGAATTGTTCCCACTCTGGATAAGCAGTACATGCGAGGAGTTGTCAGAACCAGAGTCGATGACTGTCAG TTTGTCTGCATAGCCCAACAGGACTATTGGAGAATTTTAAATCATGTGGAAAAAAATACCCATAAAgttgaggaagagggggaaattGTCATGGTCCATGAGCATCGTGAACTAGACCGGAGTGGAACCAGGAAAGGACACATTGTAATCAAG GCAACACCTGAGCGTCTCATCATGCATTTGATAGAAGAACATTCTATTGTGGACCCAACATATATAGAAGATTTCCTGTTAACTTATAGGACATTTCTTGAAACTCCTTTGGATGTTGGGATCAAGCTTTTGGAATGGTTTAAAATTGACAGCTTAAGAGATAAG GTGACCCGGATTGTACTCTTATGGGtaaataatcattttaatgatTTTGAAGGTGATCCTGCTATGACTCGCTTTCtagaagaatttgaaaaaaatttggAAGATACA AAAATGAATGGTCACCTCAGATTATTGAATATTGCCTGTGCTGCAAAGGCTAAGTGGAGGCAAGTTGTACTGCAGAAAGCATCCCGTGAGTCCCCGCTGCACTTTAGCCTTACTGGAGGCAGTGAGAAGGGATTTGGTGTCTTTGTTGAAGAAGTGGAACCTTGTAGCAAAGCTGCTGATGTAGGACTGAAACGGGGTGATCAG ataatGGAAGTCAATGGACAAAACTTTGAGAATATTACATTTGCTAAAGCCCTTGAAATTTTGAGGAATAATACTCATCTTGCACTTACTGTGAAGACCAACATTTTTG TGTTCAAAGAATTGCTCAGTAGGACTGAACAGGAGAAATCGGGTATTCCTCATATTCCCAAAattgctgaaaaaaaaagtaatcgcCATTCAATTCAAGATGTCCCAGGAGATATTGAGCAGGCAccacaggagaaaggaaataagaaaattaaagcaaatacCGTTTCAGGTGGAAGAAACAAAATCAGGAAAATTTTGGATAAAACACGATTTAGTATCTTGCCTCCAAAACTATTTAG